One Methylomonas sp. LL1 DNA window includes the following coding sequences:
- a CDS encoding DUF3300 domain-containing protein, with translation MRMKQGNTAPSWGIRRFSQSLFLLLALQVTGCDKGDGQQAKAPAPDLTAVAESPSPEKIPAAVAPVQPAPAPVPSPFPPPGTKPLSSIESLVAPIALYPDPLLAEMLVAASYPLEVVQAARWLESKPNPATVRGKNWDASVIRLTAMPEVIAMMSEHLDWTTQLGDAFLANPTELMDAVQALRKRATDAGYLKNSDLQKVETKTVSFSEPASSQARGSDIKATPAVLTKQVITIAPAKADTLSVPSYNPEVVYAAPLAPPPASYAYPASTTVTNNYYPSANTTTQTTSSSDQWLSFGAGAVVGGLLTWGIMEWADDDWDDEWHGGYPVSHHYGDSVCQSGNCWHGGGGYYRNGNVAIARGDVNINRGDVNIGSGNRVNVDRDGMFKQDQLAGLGRQASRWQPDASHRRGQAYPPIARQRLGNMQEAALAGGRLSGAENLPANTRGFDDKKAATLPAQPRLSSADVQRQLAARSDGRNLAGKSDLAGRATATPRDSALADMRANSQRVKTESQRGAASINSRTREVRKPTVNDRAGLNQQRLDRVPSENRRPMQQDFQRPAHDAQQFQNRQNQQTQRFQSQQRREMSRPNAFESAQDLGRSRDFSSRGSASRASAQTSRQMRTSTGGASRAGAAGRVGGGGRGGRR, from the coding sequence ATGAGAATGAAGCAAGGCAATACAGCCCCTAGCTGGGGTATTCGACGATTCAGTCAATCGCTATTTTTGTTGCTAGCCTTACAAGTCACTGGATGCGACAAGGGTGATGGCCAGCAAGCCAAAGCTCCAGCGCCGGATCTTACTGCCGTGGCGGAATCGCCTTCTCCGGAAAAAATACCGGCAGCAGTTGCGCCGGTGCAACCGGCGCCCGCCCCCGTTCCATCGCCTTTTCCGCCGCCAGGTACAAAACCCTTGAGCAGTATCGAATCTCTGGTAGCACCGATCGCGCTTTATCCCGATCCGCTGCTGGCGGAAATGCTGGTGGCCGCCTCTTATCCGTTGGAGGTGGTTCAGGCGGCCCGCTGGTTGGAATCCAAACCCAATCCGGCCACGGTGCGCGGCAAAAACTGGGATGCCAGCGTCATCCGCTTGACGGCGATGCCGGAAGTGATTGCGATGATGAGCGAGCATCTGGATTGGACCACGCAACTGGGCGATGCTTTTCTGGCTAATCCAACCGAATTGATGGATGCGGTTCAAGCTTTGCGCAAACGCGCGACCGATGCCGGATATTTGAAGAACTCCGATCTGCAAAAGGTCGAGACTAAAACCGTATCGTTTTCCGAACCGGCTTCCAGCCAAGCGAGGGGATCGGATATCAAGGCAACCCCGGCGGTACTCACCAAGCAAGTCATCACGATTGCCCCGGCAAAAGCCGATACTCTGTCGGTGCCAAGCTATAACCCCGAGGTCGTCTATGCGGCACCGCTTGCGCCCCCACCGGCTAGCTATGCTTATCCGGCTTCCACCACGGTGACCAATAACTACTATCCCTCCGCGAACACGACTACCCAAACCACATCCTCATCCGATCAATGGTTATCTTTCGGTGCTGGTGCGGTTGTCGGCGGCTTATTGACCTGGGGCATCATGGAATGGGCCGATGACGATTGGGATGATGAATGGCATGGAGGCTACCCTGTCTCGCATCATTACGGCGATTCTGTTTGTCAGAGTGGTAATTGCTGGCACGGCGGTGGTGGCTATTACCGTAACGGCAATGTCGCCATTGCTCGGGGTGATGTCAATATAAACCGCGGCGATGTCAATATCGGATCGGGAAACAGAGTCAACGTCGATCGTGACGGTATGTTCAAACAGGATCAGCTCGCGGGTTTAGGGAGGCAGGCCAGTCGCTGGCAGCCTGATGCGAGTCATCGCCGTGGCCAAGCCTATCCGCCAATCGCTCGGCAGCGTTTAGGAAATATGCAGGAAGCGGCCCTGGCTGGTGGTCGCTTGAGCGGCGCGGAAAATTTACCGGCCAATACTCGGGGATTTGACGATAAAAAAGCCGCCACGCTACCGGCACAACCAAGGCTTTCCAGTGCCGATGTTCAAAGACAGCTGGCGGCTAGAAGCGACGGAAGGAATTTGGCTGGTAAATCCGACTTGGCTGGCCGTGCCACGGCAACTCCGCGAGACAGCGCTCTGGCGGACATGCGAGCAAACAGCCAGCGGGTTAAAACCGAGAGTCAGCGTGGCGCGGCCAGCATCAACTCACGGACGCGAGAGGTTCGTAAGCCCACCGTCAATGATCGTGCCGGCCTCAATCAACAACGTCTTGACAGGGTTCCATCGGAAAACCGCCGGCCGATGCAACAGGATTTTCAACGGCCGGCCCATGATGCACAACAGTTCCAAAATCGACAGAATCAGCAAACGCAACGTTTTCAATCTCAACAACGCCGGGAAATGTCACGTCCGAACGCATTTGAAAGCGCTCAAGACCTTGGCCGATCCCGTGACTTTAGTAGCCGGGGTAGTGCCAGCCGTGCGAGTGCCCAAACCAGCCGGCAAATGCGAACCTCAACTGGCGGTGCTAGCCGGGCTGGGGCCGCGGGTCGAGTTGGCGGAGGAGGCCGTGGTGGCAGACGTTGA
- a CDS encoding putative quinol monooxygenase, with product MIELHLVLRVPANKTRTMVDALQVLAKSARSVPGCIAVEVYKTVGVPRYICYDEIWESETMLRKMIASSHFSQLASLMELSSEPPDCEFRFISQTCGLDFAERVRGCATD from the coding sequence ATGATTGAACTACATCTTGTTCTCCGAGTACCGGCCAATAAAACCCGAACCATGGTCGATGCACTGCAAGTTCTCGCCAAGAGCGCGCGCTCGGTGCCGGGTTGTATTGCGGTCGAGGTATACAAGACGGTGGGTGTGCCGCGTTACATTTGTTATGACGAAATCTGGGAATCGGAAACGATGCTACGGAAAATGATTGCCTCTTCCCATTTTAGCCAGCTGGCATCGTTGATGGAACTTTCCAGTGAGCCGCCGGACTGCGAATTTCGTTTCATCAGCCAAACTTGTGGACTGGATTTCGCCGAGCGGGTTAGGGGCTGTGCAACCGATTAA
- a CDS encoding transporter has product MTKFFRQANAKKLVGCSVISLLVSFSTGGQDLEPRTYANTPVGLNFLIAGYGHTEGGVATDPALPIENFQVEMHSGVLAYARAIDVYGKSAKFDLVLPYASLEGSATVVGRERDREISGFSDPRAHFSLNFFGAPALSLKEFANYEQDTIVGMTIEVTAPGGQYDDSKLVNLGTNRWSIKPELGVSKRLGPITLELASGVRFYTDNDDFFGGKYRSQDPVYSVQGHLIYSLGYGIWAAADATFYTGGQTRVDGLKNNDSLENSRAGATLALPVNRSNSIKLYYSTSISGRRGSDFDMTGIAWQYRFADDF; this is encoded by the coding sequence ATGACGAAATTTTTTCGTCAAGCCAACGCTAAAAAATTGGTTGGCTGTTCGGTTATTTCATTGCTTGTTTCATTTTCAACCGGCGGGCAAGATTTGGAACCGCGTACCTATGCCAATACGCCGGTAGGGCTGAATTTTCTGATTGCCGGCTACGGCCACACCGAAGGCGGTGTGGCCACCGATCCGGCTTTACCGATTGAAAATTTCCAGGTTGAAATGCATTCTGGCGTATTGGCCTATGCCCGCGCTATCGATGTGTATGGTAAGTCGGCTAAGTTCGACCTGGTGCTGCCGTATGCTTCGCTCGAGGGTAGCGCCACGGTCGTCGGGCGGGAGCGTGATCGTGAAATATCCGGATTCTCCGACCCCAGGGCTCATTTTTCGCTAAATTTTTTCGGTGCCCCCGCGCTCTCGCTGAAGGAATTCGCCAATTATGAGCAGGATACGATTGTTGGCATGACTATTGAAGTGACGGCGCCGGGGGGACAATATGACGACAGCAAGCTGGTCAATCTCGGTACCAATCGCTGGTCGATAAAGCCGGAACTGGGTGTATCCAAACGCTTGGGACCGATTACCTTAGAGCTGGCAAGCGGTGTTCGCTTCTACACCGACAACGACGATTTTTTCGGCGGCAAGTACCGCAGCCAAGACCCGGTTTATTCGGTGCAGGGTCACCTGATTTATAGCTTGGGTTACGGTATCTGGGCCGCGGCCGATGCCACTTTTTATACCGGTGGTCAAACCCGAGTCGATGGCCTCAAAAACAACGACAGCCTGGAAAATTCTCGAGCCGGCGCTACCTTGGCACTACCCGTTAATCGTTCCAACTCGATTAAGCTTTATTACAGTACCAGTATTTCCGGCCGAAGGGGGAGCGACTTCGACATGACCGGGATAGCCTGGCAATACCGCTTTGCTGACGACTTCTAA
- a CDS encoding polyphosphate kinase 2 family protein — protein sequence MIKKDIIDIFKVKPDSKVRLKDHETSWAQTDEFKAAGKKMVKERANEILQKSVEELAECQQLLYADDRYALLMVFQAMDGAGKDGTIKHVMSGVNPQGCQVFSFKKPSAEELDHNFLWRYMKSLPERGRIGIFNRSYYEDVLVVKVHQDVLEQQKLPDGKHGKAFWEARYEDINAFERHLVRNGTIVLKFFLNVSKKEQKRRFMDRLERPEKNWKFSLADMKERGFWDDYTDAYEKAISATSTKWAPWYIVPADDKWAMRAIVADIVTSTLRDLELKFPEMNEEQRKLLEQARKSLEQE from the coding sequence ATGATTAAAAAAGACATCATCGACATTTTTAAGGTCAAGCCCGATAGCAAGGTGCGTCTTAAAGATCACGAAACTAGCTGGGCTCAAACCGACGAGTTTAAAGCCGCCGGTAAAAAAATGGTTAAGGAGCGGGCTAACGAAATTTTGCAAAAGAGCGTCGAGGAACTGGCGGAGTGCCAGCAGTTGTTATACGCGGATGACCGCTATGCGCTGTTGATGGTTTTTCAGGCCATGGACGGGGCGGGCAAAGACGGCACGATCAAGCACGTCATGTCGGGCGTCAATCCACAAGGTTGTCAGGTTTTCAGCTTCAAAAAGCCATCGGCCGAGGAACTGGATCATAACTTTCTGTGGCGCTATATGAAATCCCTGCCCGAGCGCGGCCGCATCGGCATTTTCAACCGTTCTTACTACGAAGACGTTTTGGTGGTCAAGGTTCACCAAGATGTACTGGAACAGCAAAAACTACCGGACGGCAAGCATGGCAAGGCATTTTGGGAAGCGCGCTATGAGGACATCAATGCCTTCGAGCGCCATCTGGTACGCAACGGCACCATCGTCTTGAAGTTTTTTTTGAACGTGTCCAAGAAAGAACAAAAGCGCCGATTTATGGATAGGCTGGAACGGCCGGAAAAAAACTGGAAATTCTCGCTTGCGGATATGAAGGAACGCGGCTTTTGGGACGATTATACCGATGCCTACGAGAAAGCCATTAGTGCGACCAGTACCAAATGGGCGCCCTGGTATATCGTGCCGGCCGATGACAAGTGGGCGATGCGGGCCATTGTCGCCGATATCGTCACCTCGACCTTGCGCGATCTCGAGCTTAAATTTCCCGAGATGAACGAGGAACAACGCAAGTTATTGGAACAAGCGCGTAAATCATTGGAACAGGAATAG
- a CDS encoding V-type ATP synthase subunit A: MSNENSCAVYATVVGVKESLVLIEFDEAVEVMKNEVGYIRVGEQRLKAEILRVRGRTADMQVFEDTRDVRVGDQVELSGEMLSATLGPGLLGQVFDGLLNPLHVLAQKYGFFLPRGVTISPLDLDKKWQFTPGVAIGDNLPPAGVIGTVPEGPFKHKIMIPFNESGPVTVSWIREGSFSIDETVARYTTTSGEEKVLTMTRRWPIRRPIPENLLRKRYAERQFPILPLTTATRIIDTFFPIAQGGTGCIPGPFGAGKTVLQSLVARYSSVDIVIIVACGERAGEVVETIHEYPQTHDPRTGGTLMDRTIIICNTSSMPVAAREASIYTGITLGEYFRQMGYDVLLIADSTSRWAQAMRETSGRMEEIPGEEAFPAYLDSAIKNLYERAGVIRCADGSTGTLTLIGTVSPAGGNFEEPVTQSTLGTVKTFLGLSADRAYKRFYPAIDPLLSWSRYLDQLAPWFKKELDPDWVDDVKNMMTLLEHGDGIYQIMQVTGEEGITLEDFVDWQKSVLLDMVYLQQDAFDEVDACMPRERQLASFRLLKSLIAAEFRFQDKNAARDFFTKLTGHYKNWNYSRLDTPDYERYRTDIEQLAAQYLPAYQEL; this comes from the coding sequence ATGTCCAATGAAAATAGCTGCGCCGTCTATGCGACCGTGGTTGGCGTCAAGGAAAGTTTGGTCTTGATTGAGTTTGACGAAGCCGTCGAAGTCATGAAGAACGAAGTCGGTTATATCCGTGTCGGTGAGCAGCGTTTGAAAGCTGAAATTCTCCGGGTGCGTGGGCGTACCGCCGATATGCAAGTATTCGAAGATACGCGCGACGTAAGGGTAGGCGACCAAGTGGAATTGTCCGGTGAAATGTTGTCCGCCACGCTGGGGCCTGGGTTGTTGGGACAGGTATTCGATGGTTTGCTGAACCCCCTGCATGTATTGGCGCAAAAATACGGTTTTTTCCTGCCGCGCGGCGTGACGATTTCGCCACTCGATTTGGATAAAAAATGGCAGTTCACGCCGGGGGTGGCCATTGGCGACAATTTGCCGCCGGCTGGCGTGATTGGAACGGTGCCGGAAGGACCGTTCAAACACAAAATTATGATTCCCTTCAATGAAAGCGGGCCGGTGACGGTCAGTTGGATACGCGAAGGTAGTTTCAGTATCGACGAAACTGTAGCGCGATATACGACTACGTCCGGCGAAGAAAAGGTATTGACCATGACCCGGCGCTGGCCGATTCGGCGGCCGATTCCGGAAAATCTATTACGCAAACGTTATGCGGAACGGCAATTTCCCATTCTGCCGTTGACCACGGCGACTCGCATCATCGATACCTTTTTCCCTATCGCGCAGGGCGGAACAGGTTGTATTCCGGGCCCGTTCGGCGCCGGTAAGACCGTGCTGCAGAGTTTAGTCGCGCGCTATTCCAGTGTCGATATCGTGATCATTGTCGCCTGCGGCGAACGCGCCGGCGAAGTGGTGGAAACCATACATGAGTATCCGCAAACCCACGATCCGCGTACCGGCGGCACCTTAATGGATCGCACCATCATTATCTGCAATACCTCGTCAATGCCGGTCGCCGCCCGTGAAGCGTCGATCTATACTGGTATTACGTTGGGCGAATATTTTCGCCAAATGGGTTACGACGTATTGCTGATCGCCGATTCTACCTCGCGTTGGGCTCAGGCGATGCGAGAAACCTCCGGCCGAATGGAGGAAATTCCCGGCGAGGAGGCTTTCCCGGCCTATCTCGATTCCGCGATCAAAAACTTATACGAGCGTGCCGGCGTCATTCGTTGCGCCGACGGTTCCACCGGCACCTTGACCTTGATCGGCACGGTGTCTCCGGCGGGTGGTAATTTCGAGGAACCCGTCACCCAGTCCACGCTCGGCACCGTCAAAACTTTCCTCGGTTTATCCGCCGACCGCGCTTACAAGCGCTTTTATCCCGCCATCGATCCCTTGCTGTCATGGTCTCGTTATTTGGACCAGTTGGCGCCTTGGTTCAAGAAAGAGCTCGACCCCGATTGGGTGGATGATGTCAAAAACATGATGACCTTGTTGGAACACGGCGATGGCATATATCAAATCATGCAAGTTACCGGCGAAGAGGGCATTACCTTGGAGGATTTCGTGGATTGGCAAAAATCGGTATTGTTGGACATGGTGTATTTGCAACAAGACGCCTTCGATGAGGTCGACGCCTGCATGCCTCGCGAGCGGCAATTGGCCAGTTTCCGCTTGTTAAAAAGTCTGATTGCGGCGGAATTCAGGTTCCAGGACAAAAACGCCGCTCGCGACTTCTTCACCAAACTGACCGGCCATTATAAAAATTGGAATTACAGCCGCTTGGATACTCCGGACTATGAACGCTACCGCACCGACATCGAGCAGTTGGCCGCGCAATATTTGCCGGCTTATCAGGAGCTATAA
- a CDS encoding phosphoketolase family protein, with the protein MSEPTLSNPAPLDAEALRKINAYWRACNYLAAGMIYLWDNPLLKEPLKTQHIKNRLLGHWGASPGLSFTYIHMNRLINKYGLNAIFLAGPGHGAPGVLAPVYLEGTYAEIYPNKGEDEEGLLQFFKEFSFPGGIGSHCTPETPGSIHEGGELGYSISHAYGAALDNPDLLVTVVVGDGESETGPLATSWHSNKFLNPIRDGAVLPILHLNGYKINNPTILSRISHDELEHLFQGYGYTPYFVEGNDPETMHQLMAGVLETCVLEIRRIQEQARSSGSPTRPRWPMIVLRSPKGWTGPKEVDGHKVEGFWRAHQVPLAGVKENPAHLKQLEDWLRSYKPEELFDSAGTLIPELKALAPKGTRRMSANPHANGGLLRKALRKPEFKDYALVIESPGKLVAENTRPLGKFLRDIMSANMSNFRVFGPDENSSNKLDDIYKASKKTWLADFLPEDADGGELSPDGRVMEMLSEHTLEGWLEGYLLTGRHGFFSTYEAFVHVIDSMFNQHAKWLAMSKDVPWRAPVSSLNLLITSTVWRQDHNGFTHQDPGFLDVVVNKSPSVTRIYLPPDVNCLLSVADHCLKSTDYINVIVSDKQKHLQYLNMDAAIKHCTKGIGIWEWASNDDGGEPDLVMASAGDIPTKEALAAVVLLRENFPQLKIRFINVVDLYKLVPSSEHPHGLTDRDFDGLFTLDKPVIFNFHGYPWLIHRLAYRRNNHKNLHVRGYKEKGSINTPLELAIQNEIDRFSLAIDAIDRIPALRVSGAHVKEKLRDRQIECCNYAYEHGIDRPEDDQWLWPY; encoded by the coding sequence ATGAGCGAACCGACATTGAGCAACCCAGCGCCTCTCGATGCAGAAGCCTTGAGGAAAATTAACGCGTATTGGCGAGCCTGTAATTACCTGGCCGCCGGTATGATTTATCTGTGGGATAATCCATTATTAAAAGAGCCGCTCAAGACGCAACATATCAAAAACCGGCTGTTGGGGCACTGGGGGGCCAGCCCTGGCCTGAGCTTTACCTATATTCACATGAATCGGCTCATCAACAAGTACGGATTGAATGCCATTTTTCTGGCCGGGCCCGGCCACGGCGCGCCCGGCGTGTTGGCGCCTGTTTATCTCGAAGGCACGTACGCGGAAATTTATCCTAACAAGGGTGAAGATGAAGAAGGCTTATTGCAATTCTTCAAGGAGTTTTCCTTCCCGGGCGGGATCGGTAGTCACTGTACTCCGGAAACGCCGGGCTCCATTCATGAAGGCGGCGAGCTGGGTTATAGCATTTCTCATGCCTACGGCGCCGCATTGGATAATCCGGATTTGCTGGTCACCGTCGTGGTCGGCGATGGCGAGTCGGAAACCGGTCCGCTGGCGACTTCCTGGCATTCCAATAAATTCCTGAATCCGATCCGCGATGGCGCGGTGCTGCCAATACTGCACCTCAACGGTTACAAGATCAATAATCCAACCATCTTGTCGCGCATTTCCCACGATGAACTTGAACACTTGTTTCAGGGTTACGGTTATACCCCTTACTTCGTGGAAGGCAACGATCCCGAGACCATGCACCAATTGATGGCGGGTGTGCTAGAAACCTGTGTGCTGGAAATTCGCCGCATTCAGGAGCAAGCCCGAAGCTCCGGTTCCCCAACCCGACCACGCTGGCCGATGATCGTATTACGCAGCCCCAAAGGCTGGACCGGCCCCAAGGAAGTGGATGGGCACAAAGTGGAAGGGTTTTGGCGAGCTCACCAGGTTCCGCTGGCAGGGGTAAAAGAAAACCCTGCCCATCTGAAACAGCTGGAAGACTGGCTGCGCAGTTATAAGCCCGAAGAATTGTTCGATAGTGCCGGCACTTTGATTCCCGAACTGAAGGCGCTTGCGCCCAAAGGTACGCGACGCATGAGCGCGAATCCACATGCCAACGGCGGTTTGTTGCGTAAAGCCTTGCGTAAGCCGGAGTTCAAGGACTATGCGCTGGTCATCGAAAGTCCGGGTAAACTTGTAGCGGAAAACACCCGGCCCTTGGGTAAGTTTTTGCGCGACATCATGAGCGCCAACATGAGCAATTTCCGCGTGTTCGGCCCGGATGAAAACAGTTCCAACAAGTTGGATGACATCTACAAGGCCAGCAAGAAAACTTGGTTGGCCGACTTTCTGCCGGAGGACGCCGATGGCGGTGAACTGTCGCCGGATGGCCGAGTCATGGAGATGCTGTCCGAACATACGCTGGAAGGCTGGCTGGAAGGTTATCTGTTGACTGGCCGCCACGGATTTTTTTCGACCTACGAAGCCTTTGTGCACGTGATCGATTCCATGTTCAATCAGCATGCCAAATGGCTGGCTATGTCCAAGGATGTGCCATGGCGGGCGCCGGTATCTTCGCTGAACTTGCTGATTACCTCTACCGTCTGGCGGCAAGATCACAATGGCTTCACTCATCAGGATCCCGGCTTCCTGGACGTCGTCGTCAATAAAAGTCCGTCCGTGACCCGTATCTACCTGCCGCCGGACGTGAATTGCCTGTTGTCGGTGGCCGACCATTGTCTAAAAAGTACCGATTACATCAACGTCATCGTCTCCGACAAGCAGAAACACCTGCAATATCTAAATATGGACGCGGCGATCAAGCACTGCACCAAGGGTATTGGCATCTGGGAATGGGCCAGTAATGATGATGGAGGCGAACCGGACTTGGTAATGGCGAGCGCCGGTGACATCCCCACCAAGGAAGCCCTGGCGGCGGTGGTATTACTACGGGAAAACTTTCCGCAACTGAAGATTCGTTTTATCAATGTGGTGGATTTATATAAATTGGTACCCAGCAGCGAGCACCCTCATGGTCTTACCGATCGTGATTTCGACGGTCTGTTCACTTTGGATAAACCGGTTATCTTCAACTTCCACGGCTACCCCTGGTTAATTCATAGACTGGCTTATCGGCGCAACAACCACAAAAACCTGCACGTGCGTGGTTACAAGGAAAAGGGCAGCATCAACACGCCGCTCGAATTGGCGATTCAAAACGAAATCGACCGTTTTAGCCTAGCCATTGATGCGATCGATCGCATACCAGCTCTGCGCGTTTCCGGCGCCCATGTAAAGGAAAAACTACGCGACCGGCAAATCGAATGCTGTAACTACGCGTACGAGCATGGCATAGACAGGCCGGAAGATGATCAGTGGTTATGGCCATATTGA
- a CDS encoding DUF2092 domain-containing protein — MNKTLYFGIRNTLCVAVLATMMGCAEHQPAIQPQTFASQEMLPQAGVEPSDAKGILQRMANYLVKIPKFTVDLSDSYDTVQASGQKLEFAAIRKVIVNRPNGLRVEHEESHGEKNVVLYDGKDITVFSPNKNIYAQVAKPGGIDEAVKYFLKDLNMRLPLAMLLVSQLPAELDSRTESLDYVEKTSIHGKPAHHLAGRTETVDYQVWIAEGAQPLPLRVVLTYKLAEGQPQFRAQFSDWNLAPQLNDAQFAFTPPEGAKKIAFLAQLPSIVPGASEVPAHPGEKQ, encoded by the coding sequence ATGAATAAAACACTATATTTCGGAATACGCAACACACTCTGCGTAGCGGTTTTGGCAACGATGATGGGCTGCGCCGAACATCAGCCAGCCATTCAGCCGCAAACTTTTGCTTCGCAGGAAATGTTGCCTCAGGCGGGGGTGGAGCCTAGCGATGCCAAAGGCATTCTGCAGCGCATGGCCAATTATTTAGTCAAAATACCGAAGTTCACGGTGGATCTGAGTGATAGTTATGACACCGTACAGGCATCGGGCCAAAAACTTGAGTTTGCCGCCATTCGCAAGGTCATCGTCAATCGGCCCAACGGGTTGCGAGTGGAACACGAGGAAAGCCACGGCGAGAAGAATGTCGTCCTGTATGACGGCAAGGACATCACGGTGTTCAGTCCCAATAAAAATATTTATGCACAAGTGGCCAAGCCCGGCGGCATCGATGAAGCGGTCAAATATTTTCTGAAGGATTTGAACATGAGGCTGCCACTGGCCATGCTGCTGGTCAGCCAGTTGCCGGCCGAGTTAGACAGTAGAACCGAGTCGCTTGATTACGTTGAAAAGACCTCGATTCATGGAAAACCAGCCCATCACTTGGCGGGCCGTACCGAAACCGTCGATTATCAGGTTTGGATTGCCGAAGGCGCGCAACCCTTACCACTGCGGGTGGTGTTGACCTACAAGCTGGCCGAGGGTCAACCGCAGTTCAGGGCGCAATTTTCTGATTGGAATTTGGCGCCTCAACTCAACGATGCCCAGTTTGCATTCACACCGCCCGAGGGCGCCAAGAAGATTGCCTTCCTAGCGCAATTGCCCAGTATCGTCCCTGGCGCATCCGAAGTTCCAGCACATCCGGGAGAAAAACAATGA
- a CDS encoding DUF2764 family protein: MTDYYTVVSSLPHLPYFARLERLPLSRLRLEQRLRMLEADETRQIFQAELLAGWRSSVGRLSRADTAGYYKNALQGIRQPVLREFVEYRLNLQTLLAALRIRQAGGEPQRYPGGWGIGRWVKHIEMHWDAADFRLGALYPWISEAGNHLAAADAIALDRLLMDTLWRKLSRLGDLNPFGFEAITAFVFKWDIAQAWLLRDAGVAKQRFQILIDEVKHVQ, from the coding sequence ATGACGGATTACTACACGGTTGTATCGAGTTTGCCTCATTTGCCTTATTTTGCGAGGCTTGAGCGCCTTCCGCTTTCACGTTTACGCTTGGAGCAGCGGTTGCGTATGTTGGAGGCCGATGAAACTCGGCAGATTTTTCAGGCTGAATTATTGGCGGGGTGGCGGTCGTCCGTCGGCAGATTGAGCCGTGCCGATACGGCGGGTTATTACAAAAACGCGCTTCAAGGCATAAGACAACCCGTGTTACGCGAGTTTGTGGAATACCGGTTAAACCTACAAACCCTGCTTGCCGCGCTGCGTATCAGGCAAGCGGGCGGTGAACCGCAACGATACCCTGGAGGCTGGGGAATCGGCCGCTGGGTCAAGCATATCGAGATGCATTGGGATGCCGCCGACTTTCGGTTGGGCGCGCTTTATCCCTGGATCAGCGAAGCGGGCAATCACCTGGCGGCCGCCGATGCGATAGCCTTGGATCGACTGTTGATGGACACGCTGTGGCGGAAACTGTCCCGTCTGGGCGATCTGAATCCTTTCGGTTTCGAAGCCATTACTGCCTTTGTGTTCAAATGGGATATAGCCCAGGCTTGGCTGCTGCGCGATGCCGGTGTCGCTAAACAACGCTTCCAAATATTGATCGATGAGGTAAAACATGTCCAATGA
- a CDS encoding DUF2950 domain-containing protein, translated as MISFKLHHSLVLGFIVWALCLNFAVALEADAQRFASSEQAIAALIDAARSDSNDKIAVVFGSQHAQMFSSGDEVEDKNNRADFLKMAEEKSSVENDGTDKAILHFGQDGWAFPVPLVKIGEQWQFDAEQGKTEILNRRIGRNELNALAVVKAYVEAQFEYAQSDRDGDELAEYATKLSSEPGKFDGLYWEDQVGQTQSPLGPLVAQAKAEGYTPKSGSSSSIPYHGYFYKILTRQGGNVPGGKYDYLINGNMIAGFALVAFPAEYGSSGIMTFVVNHQGKIYQKNLGAKTAELAQAMKSYDPDSTWERVEEGQ; from the coding sequence GTGATTTCCTTCAAACTCCATCATTCTTTGGTTTTGGGTTTTATCGTCTGGGCGCTTTGTTTGAATTTCGCCGTGGCGCTAGAGGCCGACGCCCAACGTTTTGCCTCCTCCGAACAAGCGATAGCGGCTTTAATCGATGCGGCGCGGAGTGATAGCAACGACAAAATTGCCGTTGTTTTTGGCAGTCAACATGCGCAAATGTTCTCATCCGGCGATGAGGTGGAAGATAAAAATAATCGCGCCGATTTTCTAAAAATGGCCGAGGAAAAATCATCGGTGGAAAATGACGGCACGGATAAGGCCATATTGCATTTCGGCCAAGACGGTTGGGCATTTCCAGTGCCGCTGGTTAAAATCGGTGAACAGTGGCAATTTGATGCCGAGCAAGGTAAAACCGAAATCCTCAATCGCAGAATCGGGCGCAACGAATTGAATGCGCTGGCGGTGGTAAAGGCCTATGTCGAAGCACAATTTGAATATGCACAAAGCGATCGCGATGGCGATGAGTTGGCGGAATATGCGACTAAATTGTCCAGCGAACCGGGTAAATTCGATGGCTTGTATTGGGAGGATCAAGTAGGCCAGACCCAAAGTCCACTGGGGCCGTTGGTGGCACAGGCCAAGGCCGAGGGTTACACACCCAAAAGCGGTTCCAGTTCATCGATCCCATATCACGGCTATTTCTACAAAATTCTGACTCGGCAGGGTGGTAACGTCCCCGGCGGAAAGTATGATTATCTGATTAATGGCAACATGATCGCTGGTTTTGCGCTGGTCGCTTTTCCAGCTGAATACGGTTCGTCGGGCATCATGACTTTCGTCGTCAATCATCAAGGCAAGATTTATCAAAAGAATTTGGGCGCTAAAACGGCTGAACTGGCCCAGGCCATGAAAAGCTATGATCCCGATTCAACCTGGGAAAGGGTCGAAGAGGGCCAATAA